The nucleotide window GCGGCAGCAGCGGCACGGCAGGGCGCTGATCTTTATGCCGCGGGCGTGTTGATCACAGAAAACGGCTACGCTCCTGATACCGCACTATTGCAAGGCTATGCCCGCACCCACTCGATGATGGTACTGATGGCCAACCATGGCGGCGCAACGGGTGGCTGGGAGTCGGCAAGGCGCAGTGCAATCTGGGCTGCGGACGGGGCGCTGATTGCGGCAGCGCCGGGTACGGGGAACCTGATGGTCGTTGCTCGCCGCAATGTTGATGGCTGGAAGGGGCAAGTCGTGGCTGTCGCGGAGGCTTGAATGGAGTTCGAATTGCGTCCGGCAACGTCTCGGGACCTGGACTTCGCTCGTAACCTGACTTGTCGAAATATGCTTCGCTACTACATTCAACATGAACTGTTGTGGCTGGACGAAGCTTTCGATGTTGCCTGGGAGGGACGCGAAAACTGGCTGATTGTGCGTGATGACACGCTGATCGGTTATGTCAGCCTGAGTCGTGACGCCAGAGCCTTGTACATCCGCGAATTGCATTTACTTGAAGCGTACCAGGGGCAGGGCGCCGGTTCCTGGGTGATCGATCATGTATTCGTCATGGCATGCAAGGAACGACGCCCGGCATTGCGTCTGACCGTCTTTGAAAATAATCCGGCAAAAATGCTTTACGAGAGAAAAGGCCTGAAGGTGGTCGGCAAAGACGAGTGTTTCCTGAGAATGCAGCGTGATATCAATGAACTGCATCGCTGAAACACATAGGTGGCAAGCCTCGCAAGAAGAATTGACACTTTTTATATGCTGCTTTCCGCTAGGTCTGCCAGTCGCTTTTTGCTAAGGTGTCCGGCAACCCAATAAGACCAAATCGCGAGGTGTCTGCTTGATTAGGGTGCTAGTAGTCGATGACCATGATCTCGTTCGTACAGGCATTACACGAATGCTGGCTGACATCGATGGCCTGCAAGTAGTCGGCCAGGCTGAGTCAGGGGAGGAATCCCTGCTAAAAGCGCGTGAGTTGAAACCCGATGTGGTGCTGATGGACGTCAAGATGCCCGGGATCGGCGGTCTTGAAGCCACGCGCAAATTATTGCGCAGTCATCCGGACATCAAAGTCGTCGCGGTCACCGTGTGCGAAGAAGATCCGTTTCCTACCCGGCTGCTCCAGGCAGGTGCCGCGGGTTATCTGACCAAGGGCGCCGGATTGCCGGAAATGGTCCAGGCCATTCGCCTGGTGTTTGCCGGGCAACGCTACATCAGCCCGCAGATTGCCCAGCAACTGGCGATCAAGTCGTTCCAGCCAACCAACGATTCGCCTTTCGACGCCTTGTCGGAGCGGGAAATCCAGATTGCGTTGATGATTGTCGGCTGTCAGAAGGTGCAGATCATCTCCGACAAGTTGTGTCTGTCGCCAAAAACAGTGAATACCTACCGTTACCGTATTTTCGAAAAGCTTTCGATCAGCAGCGATGTCGAGTTGACGCTGCTGGCGGTTCGTCACGGCATGGTTGATGCCAGCCTCTGAAAATGACTGAAACCTTCGATCCAAGCGCTTTTCTGTCGACGGTCAGTGGACGGCCGGGTGTCTATCGCATGTTCGACAGCGATGCCCGCCTGCTTTATGTCGGCAAAGCCAAAAATCTCAAGAAGCGTTTGGCGAGCTACTTCCGCAAAACCGGTCTTGCCCCCAAGACCGCTGCGCTGGTAGGCCGTATCGCCCAGGTCGAAACCACCATCACGGCCAACGAAACCGAAGCCTTGTTGCTCGAGCAGACGCTGATCAAGGAGTGGCGCCCGCCGTACAACATCCTGCTGCGTGACGACAAATCCTACCCTTATGTCTTTCTCTCGGATGGCCAGTTCCCACGCTTGAGCATCCATCGGGGGGCTAAAAAGGCCAAGGGCAAGTATTTCGGTCCTTACCCCAGCGCAGGTGCGATCCGCGAAAGTCTGAGCCTGCTGCAGAAGGCTTTTTTTGTTCGGCAGTGTGAAGACAGCTATTACAAGAACCGCACGCGGCCTTGCCTGCAATACCAGATCAAACGCTGCAAGGCGCCATGTGTCGGCCTGGTGGAGCCTGAGGTGTACGCCGAAGATGTACGCCACTCGGTGATGTTTCTTGAAGGTCGCAGCAATGCACTGGCGGACGAGTTGTCCGCAGCCATGGAGGAGGCGGCGGTCAACCTCGAGTTCGAGCGCGCCGCCGAGTTGCGTGACCAGATCTCGTTGCTGCGCCGGGTCCAGGACCAGCAGAGCATGGAAGGCGGGACGGGCGATGTCGATGTGATCGCGGCATTCGTCAACCCGGGTGGCGCCTGCGTGCACTTGATCAGCGTGCGCGGCGGCCGGGTGTTGGGGAGCAAGAACTTCTTCCCGCAGGTGGGTATTGAAGAAGACGTTTCCGAAGTCATGGCAGCGTTTCTTGGCCAGTACTTCATCAGCAGTCCCGAACGCGACTTGCCGAGCGAACTGATCGTCAACGTGGTTCACGAAGACTTTCCGACGCTGATCGCAGCCATTGAAGAGCTGCGCGGTCGCGAACTGACCATCAGCCATCGCGTACGTGGCACGCGAGCGCGATGGCAGCAATTGGCGGTCACCAATGCCGAGCAAGCGCTGGGCGCACGTCTGGCTAACC belongs to Pseudomonas sp. B21-015 and includes:
- a CDS encoding N-acetyltransferase, which gives rise to MEFELRPATSRDLDFARNLTCRNMLRYYIQHELLWLDEAFDVAWEGRENWLIVRDDTLIGYVSLSRDARALYIRELHLLEAYQGQGAGSWVIDHVFVMACKERRPALRLTVFENNPAKMLYERKGLKVVGKDECFLRMQRDINELHR
- the uvrY gene encoding UvrY/SirA/GacA family response regulator transcription factor, yielding MIRVLVVDDHDLVRTGITRMLADIDGLQVVGQAESGEESLLKARELKPDVVLMDVKMPGIGGLEATRKLLRSHPDIKVVAVTVCEEDPFPTRLLQAGAAGYLTKGAGLPEMVQAIRLVFAGQRYISPQIAQQLAIKSFQPTNDSPFDALSEREIQIALMIVGCQKVQIISDKLCLSPKTVNTYRYRIFEKLSISSDVELTLLAVRHGMVDASL
- the uvrC gene encoding excinuclease ABC subunit UvrC — translated: MTETFDPSAFLSTVSGRPGVYRMFDSDARLLYVGKAKNLKKRLASYFRKTGLAPKTAALVGRIAQVETTITANETEALLLEQTLIKEWRPPYNILLRDDKSYPYVFLSDGQFPRLSIHRGAKKAKGKYFGPYPSAGAIRESLSLLQKAFFVRQCEDSYYKNRTRPCLQYQIKRCKAPCVGLVEPEVYAEDVRHSVMFLEGRSNALADELSAAMEEAAVNLEFERAAELRDQISLLRRVQDQQSMEGGTGDVDVIAAFVNPGGACVHLISVRGGRVLGSKNFFPQVGIEEDVSEVMAAFLGQYFISSPERDLPSELIVNVVHEDFPTLIAAIEELRGRELTISHRVRGTRARWQQLAVTNAEQALGARLANRQHVAARFDALAEVLSLDEPPQRLECYDISHSSGEATVASCVVFGPEGPIKSDYRRYNIEGVTPGDDYAAMHQALTRRFSKLKDGEGKLPDILLVDGGKGQLSMARDVLNELAVPDLILLGVAKGATRKAGFETLYLNDAAHEFTLRGDSPALHLIQQIRDEAHRFAITGHRARRGKTRRTSTLEGVAGVGPTRRRDLLKHFGGLQELSRASIEEIAKAPGISKKLAELIYANLHSE